The sequence TTCGGAGCACGGACGATCTCCAGCAGCGGCATCGCGGCGACCGGGTTGAAGAAGTGGAAGCCCACCACACGCTCGGGGTGCAGCAGGTCTGCGGCCATGGCGCCCACCGACAGCGACGAGGTGTTGGTGGCAAGGACGCAGTCGTCGGAGACCACGGCCTCGACTTCGGCGAAGACCTGCTTCTTGACGGCGAGGTCCTCGAACACCGCCTCGATCACAAAGTCCGCATCGGCGAAGGCCTCCTTGGAGACCGAGCCGGTGACCAGGGACCTGGTGCGGTTGGCCGCATCCGGCGCCAGGCGGTTCTTCGCGAGCAGTTTGTCCACTTCGGCCCGCACATACGCCACGCCCTTGTCCACTTTGGCCTGGTCCACATCCGTCATGACCACGGGCACTTTGAGCTGGCGGGCGAAGAGCAGTGCGAGCTGGCTCGCCATCAGCCCGGCTCCCACGATCCCGACCTTGGCCACCGGCCGTGCCAGGGCCTTGTCCGGGGCGCCGGCCGGCCGCTTGGCGCGCTTCTGCACGAGTTCCAGGAATGCGTGGACGGTGTCGCGGAACTGCGGGGTCTGCATCAGCGCGGCCAGGGCATCGATTTCCAATGCCGCGGATTCGGCCTGCGTCTTTCCGCGGCCCGCCGCCATCACCTCGAGCAGCTTGGCGGGGGCGGGCGCGGCACCGCCCGTCCGGGCACCAACGAAGGAGCGGGCCGCGGAAATGGCCTGCTCCCAGTCGTCCTCGGAGGCTGCGGCCTTCTGCGCGCGGCGCTCCGCGACTGTGGCGCGCTCGGCGTCCTCGGCCAGAATGCGGCCGGCCCAGGCGAGGGACTGCTCGAGGAAGTCCGCCGGCTCGAAGCATGCATCGGCGATGCCCAGCTCGTACGCCTCCGGGCCCCTGAGCGCCCTGTTGTTGCCCAAGGCGTTCTCGATCATGACCTTCAGCGCGTTCCGCGGACCGATGAGCCGCGGCAGCCGGTAGACGCCGCCCCAGCCGGGGATCAGGCCGAGGAAGGCCTCGGGCAGCGAGATCCCGTTGGCGGCCACCGATACGGTGCGGTAGTCGGCGGCCAGCGCGATCTCCAGTCCGCCGCCCATCGCGGCACCGTTGATGAAGGCGAACGTCGGCACACCCAGGCCGGACAATGTGCCGTAAACGTCGTGGCCGAGCCGGGCCATCTGCCGGCCGTCCTCCTCGGTGGCCAGCCTTCCCACCGCTGACAGGTCCGCGCCGGCCGCAAGGTAGTAGGGCTTGCCGGTGACGGCGACAGCCGCCAGCGAGCCCGCTGCCGTGCGGGCCTTCAGCTGCTCGAAGAGGGCGCCAAGCTCCACCAGCGAGTTCGGGCCGAGGGTTGTCGGCCTGCGGTGGTCGAGGTCATTGTCCAGGGTCACCAGGGCGAGCGTCCCGGCCCCTGGCAATTCGACGTCGCGGACGTAGGCATGGGTCACCGTCTCGTCCGGGAACTTGGCGGCCAGGTCTGCGTAGTCTGCCGGGATCATGCTTGCTCCTTCTTGGGGGCGGACGGGGTCGAGCGGGCATACTCGGTGCGGGTTCTCCCAGATCACAGTGCCGCCCATACCCAGGCCGACGCACATGGTGGTCAGCCCGTACCGGACGTCCGGGTCCTCCTCGAACTGCCGGGCTAGCTGCGTCATCAGCCGCACCCCGGATGCAGCCAGCGGATGTCCGACGGCGATCGCCCCGCCGTAGCGGTTCACGCGCGGGTCGTCGTCGGCCAGTCCGAAGTGGTCCAGGAAAGAGAGCACCTGCACGGCGAACGCCTCGTTGATCTCGAACAGGCCGATGTCCGCTATGTCCAGCCCGGCCAGCTTGAGCGCTTTCGCGGTCGCAGGGATCGGGCCGATGCCCATGACCTCTGGATCGACACCGGCGAACGCGTAGGAAACCAGGCGCATCCTGGCCGGCAGGCCCAGCTCGGCCGCTGTGTCGCCCGACGCCAGGACGGCCGCGGTGGCGCCGTCGGTGAGCCCGGCGGCATTGCCCGCGGTGACCCGCCCGTGGGGACGGAACGGCGTGCGCAGCCCGGCCAGGTCTGCCACCGTGGTGCCGGGACGCGGAGGCTCGTCGGCGCGGTGCAGCGCCCAGCCTTCGCCCGGCTTCCGGCCCGCCACCGGGACAAGATCCTGCTGTATCGCGCCCGCCTCGTAGGCCGCCGCCAGCCTGGCCTGGCTGGCCGCCGCGTAGGCGTCGGCGCGCTCCTTGGTGATGCCGGGCGAGCGGTCGTGGAGGGTCTCGGCAGTGCTGCCCATGTTCAGGGCGTCCGGGTGAACGAGCCTCTCGGCGGCGAAGCGCGGATTCGGCTCCGCACCCTGGCCCATCGGGTGGTTGCCCATGTGCTCCACGCCGCCGGCGATGACGACGTCGTAGGCACCAAAGGCGATGCCGCCCGCCGTCGTTGTTACCGCCGTCATGGCCCCGGCGCACATGCGGTCCACGGCAAAGCCGGGAACGGAGCGGGGGAGGCCGGCAAGCAGGGCGGCGCTCCGGCCGATGGTCAGGCCCTGGTCTCCGGTTTGGGTGGTGGCGGCAACGGCGACCTCATCGATGCGCTCGGGCGGGAGGGACGGATTGCGGCGCAGCAGTTCGCGGATGCACTTTACCACCAGGTCGTCGGCCCGGCTGCCGGCGTGGATGCCCTTGTCACCCGCCTTGCCGAACGGGGTGCGGACGCCGTCGACGAAGACGACGTCGCGCAGGGCGCGGGCAGGCAGGGCAGGATTCACCGGGGCTCCTCGGGACGGCAGCGTGACGCCCCTCATGTTACCCATGGGTAACTTAGGCGGCAAGCCTCATACGAGCGGCGGCCCGGCGGTCGGAGATGCTAGGCGGCGCTTCCCCGGTGGTTCCCCTTGCCCTTCGGCTCCGGCAGCGGGTCCGGATCGAGGAAGGCCTTGGTGATGACAGGAACGGCGAGCTCCAGCTGCCAGGGGCGGGCGCCCAGTCCGCGCAGGGCCGCGGCGATGGATTCCTCGGTGACGGCGGCCGGCGGACGCCACGCCACGCGGCGCAGGAAGTCCGGGGTGAGCAGGTTCTCCACCGGCATGTCCAGCTTCTCCGCTAAGGCGGCGAGCCGGGGCCGGGCGGTCTGCAGGCGCGCTGCCGCCGCCGGGTCCTTTTCCGCCCAGACCCGGGGCGGCGGGGGAGCGTTGGTCGGCAGCTGCAGTTCGGGCAGCTCCTTCAACTGGCGGGCGGCGCTGATGCAGCGGAGCCAGCGCGGGGCCTCCCGCTGGGCGGCCCGCCCGTGGAAGCCGTTGACCTCCAGCAGCTGCGGCACGGTCGTGGGCATCGCCCGGGCCGCGGCCACGATGGCGGAGTCCGGGATGAGGCGGCCGGGGGCGATGTCCCGCTTCTCGGCCAGCTGCTCGCGTTCCTGCCACAGCTCCCGGACCGCAGCCAGCTGCCGCCGGTCGCGGATCTGGTGGAGTCCCGAGGTCTTCCGCCACGGGTCCGGGCGCGGCGGGGCCGGCGGCGTCTTGCGCAGGGCCTCGAACTCCTGCTCGGCAAAGCGCAGCTTGTCCTGCTGCGTGAGCAGCTCGACCATGGCCTCGCGGAGTTCGATCAGCACCTCGACGTCCAGGGCGGCGTAGCGGAGCCAGGGTTCGGGCAGCGGGCGGGTGGACCAGTCCGCCGCGGAATGCTCCTTGGCCAGCGTGAAGCCCAGCAGGTTCTCGATGACGGCGGCCAGGCCGACGCGCGGGAGCCCGGCCAGTCGGGCGGCGAGCTCCGTGTCGAAGAGCCGGTCCGGCCACATGCCAAGCTCGGAGAGGCAGGGCAGGTCCTGGGTGGCCGCGTGCAGGATCCACTCGGCGCCGCGGATCGCATCGTTGATGACCACCAGGTCGTCGAAGGGCTCGGGGTCGATCAGCCAGGTGCCCGATCCTTCGCGGCGGAGCTGCACGAGGAAGGCGCGCTGGCCGTAGCGGAAGCCGGACGCGCGCTCGGCGTCCACGGCCACCGGTCCCCGTCCGCCGGCCAGCGCGGCCGCGGCACGCGCCAGCCCGTTGGCGGTGGTGATGACGGGGGGCACGCCCTCTCGGGGCGCGGTCAGCTCGACCAGTTCGGGGGCCTGCTCCGGGGCCGCTTCCGCGGGTGGTGCACCCATAGCGGGGCGCGACGGTCCGGCGGAAGAGTCCGAAGTCAAGAAAGTCATGGTCCTTTCAGTCTACTGCGCAGTTAATTGCGGCGGCGATTCGGCAGCGGGGCCACGCCGTCCGGCAGCGGGGGCAGGCCGGCGAAGGTGCAGACCATGTCGGACCAGGCCTCGAGGTGGGCCTGGACCTGGGCCGAGTCGGGCGTCCAGGAGGCGCGCAGCTCGATGTCGATGGCGTCCTGCTGGCCCGCGAGGGTTCCGAAGCTCTCCGAGAGGATCCGCGTCGCCGTTCCGCCGGCGTTGCGGTATCCGGCGTGGTGGACGTCCAGCGCCTCCACCAGCCAGGTCCAGGCGACCGAACCCAGCAGCGAGTCATTACCCATCTCGGCATCGAGCTGGGCACGGATGTAGGTCACGATGCGGAAGGTGCCGTCCCAGAGTTCAGATCCCTCGGCATCGTAGAGCAGGACGAACCGGCCGGTGGCCAGTTCCGTCTCGCCGGAATTGCCGACGGCGGCGAGGGCCGGGCCGTGCAGCGGCCGGCCGGCGGGAGCCGCGGGCTGGACGACTTCGGCGCCAATGGCCACGG is a genomic window of Arthrobacter sp. Marseille-P9274 containing:
- a CDS encoding 3-hydroxyacyl-CoA dehydrogenase NAD-binding domain-containing protein, with product MIPADYADLAAKFPDETVTHAYVRDVELPGAGTLALVTLDNDLDHRRPTTLGPNSLVELGALFEQLKARTAAGSLAAVAVTGKPYYLAAGADLSAVGRLATEEDGRQMARLGHDVYGTLSGLGVPTFAFINGAAMGGGLEIALAADYRTVSVAANGISLPEAFLGLIPGWGGVYRLPRLIGPRNALKVMIENALGNNRALRGPEAYELGIADACFEPADFLEQSLAWAGRILAEDAERATVAERRAQKAAASEDDWEQAISAARSFVGARTGGAAPAPAKLLEVMAAGRGKTQAESAALEIDALAALMQTPQFRDTVHAFLELVQKRAKRPAGAPDKALARPVAKVGIVGAGLMASQLALLFARQLKVPVVMTDVDQAKVDKGVAYVRAEVDKLLAKNRLAPDAANRTRSLVTGSVSKEAFADADFVIEAVFEDLAVKKQVFAEVEAVVSDDCVLATNTSSLSVGAMAADLLHPERVVGFHFFNPVAAMPLLEIVRAPKTSDEVLATAFSLGQALKKTTVLVQDSAAFVVNRVLLRLLGEITAAFDEGTPAEVADNALKPMGLPMTPFNLLAMVGLPVAQHVTESLRAAFGDRFRVSANLQRLIDAGVTSLWSTDEGGRQVVPASTLALLEFGGTPSTVEELLRRTQDALAEEVGLMLEEGVVQAPEDIDLCMIMGAGWPLHLGGITPYLDRVGAAERTTGRKFNQK
- a CDS encoding HRDC domain-containing protein, which produces MGAPPAEAAPEQAPELVELTAPREGVPPVITTANGLARAAAALAGGRGPVAVDAERASGFRYGQRAFLVQLRREGSGTWLIDPEPFDDLVVINDAIRGAEWILHAATQDLPCLSELGMWPDRLFDTELAARLAGLPRVGLAAVIENLLGFTLAKEHSAADWSTRPLPEPWLRYAALDVEVLIELREAMVELLTQQDKLRFAEQEFEALRKTPPAPPRPDPWRKTSGLHQIRDRRQLAAVRELWQEREQLAEKRDIAPGRLIPDSAIVAAARAMPTTVPQLLEVNGFHGRAAQREAPRWLRCISAARQLKELPELQLPTNAPPPPRVWAEKDPAAAARLQTARPRLAALAEKLDMPVENLLTPDFLRRVAWRPPAAVTEESIAAALRGLGARPWQLELAVPVITKAFLDPDPLPEPKGKGNHRGSAA
- a CDS encoding DUF3000 domain-containing protein, translated to MTALAALRRAQCRSELRLEELPAPSRLAPFAVAIGAEVVQPAAPAGRPLHGPALAAVGNSGETELATGRFVLLYDAEGSELWDGTFRIVTYIRAQLDAEMGNDSLLGSVAWTWLVEALDVHHAGYRNAGGTATRILSESFGTLAGQQDAIDIELRASWTPDSAQVQAHLEAWSDMVCTFAGLPPLPDGVAPLPNRRRN